The following DNA comes from Flavobacterium sp. N3904.
ATGCTTTTATAGCGTTAATTTTGAATTAATATCCTCGACGTATTTTTTGAATTGTTTGTCGGTTGCTACTAAATTGTCTACAGTTTTGCAAGCATGTAATACAGTGGCATGATCGCGGTCTCCAATCTGTGAACCGATATTGGCCAAGGAAGCTTTAGTGAATTTTTTGGCAAAAAACATGGCCAATTGTCTTGCTTGAACTACGTGTCTTTTTCTGGTTTTGGATTGCAAGGTTTCTAAATCCAATTGAAAATAATCGGAGACAATTTTTTGAATGTAATCGATTGAGATTTCTCTTTTTACATTTTTCACAAATTTCTCTACTACACTTTTAGCCAGCTCGATAGTTACTTCTTTTTTGTTGAAAGAAGATTGAGCAATTAATGAAATGATAGCGCCTTCTAATTCGCGAACATTTGATTTAATGTTGCGAGCTACATATTCTATTATTTCGTTTGGAATTTCAACTCCGTCACGATACAAAATGTTTTTTAGTATAGATATTCTCGTTTCATAATCGGGTTGGTGCAACTCGGCAGACAATCCCCATTTGAAACGGGACAATAACCGCTGTTCAATATCTTGCATATCAACAGGAGCCTTGTCTGAGGTCAAGATAACCTGTTTTCCATTTTGGTGCAAATAATTAAAAATGTGAAAAAATACATCTTGTGTTCCTGATTTTCCGGAAAGGAATTGAACATCATCAATGATTAAAACATCTATTAATTGGTAAAAATGGATGAAATCATTTCTGTTGTTTTTCTTTACGGAGTCAATATATTGTTGGGTGAAAATTTCAGCAGATATATACAAAACCGTTTTTTCGGGATATTTGTCTTTGATCTCAACACCAATAGCATGAGCTAAGTGTGTTTTTCCCAACCCGACACCGCCAAAAATCAATAACGGATTGAATGAAGTTCCTCCAGGTTTGTTGGCAACAGCCATACCCGCTGAACGGGCTAATCTATTGGAGTCTCCTTCAAGGAAATTATCAAAACTATAATTGGCATTCAATTGGGACTCGATTTTTAAATTTCGAATACCAGGAATAACAAAAGGATTTTTTAATTCGGGATTAAGGTTTTTAAAAGGGGCATCAACCTCTTGGGGTTTCATTGGTCCTCTATTGGCACTTGGCAATTGTTCCGTAAACGGTTGTTTGTTGCCATAAGTATTCTCCATTTTGATTTTATAGAGTAACTTTGCATTTTTACCAAGTTCTTTGGTTAGGGCTACTTTTAACAATTTTACATAGTGTTCTTCTAGCCATTCGTAGAAAAATTTACTAGGTACTTGAATATATAATGCATTATCGGTAAGTTCAACTGATTTAATTGGTTCAAACCAAGTTTTATAAGCTTGATCCTGAATGTTGTCCTTTATGAAGGACAAACAGTTTTCCCATACTGATTGTGCAGTCTTGTTCATATATCTAGTTAAAATTATTTTTATTATAGTAATTATTGTCTTACAAAAAGAATAGGTGTAAAATTCTTTTTTCGGGATAACAAATATGTGAACAATTATCTGTAAAAAAAAATATTTTGGGTTATAATTTTTGAAAATATTGTTGTAAGGGGCATTTTAAAATTTAAATTTTTAAAACATAATTAATGAAAGATCATCAAATTCAAGTACGTGTTCGTTACTCTGAAACAGACCAAATGGGCGTTGTTTACCACGGAAATTACATACCCTATTTTGAGATAGGAAGAGTCGAATGGCTTAGAAACAAAGGGATTTCATATAAAAGTATGGAAGAAAGCGGGATTGCGTTGCCAATTGTCAATATGAATATCAATTACAAAAAATCGGCCCGGTATGATGAGTTGTTAACGGTGCATACCGTTTTCAAAAGTCAGACGTCTGTGAAGATCGAATTTGATTGTGCAATTTATAATGAAGCCAAAGAGTTATTAACAACTGCTCAATTTTTATTGGTTTTTGTGTCCTTAAAAACAGGCAAACCTATTGCTCCTCCAGATTACATTTTGGAACTACTAAAAACTTTTGAGTAATCATTAGAAAGAGTTCTTTTTAATGAGAATTTATAGTTTTATTATGTCAATTTCAAACAATGAATTAAAAGTGTCGAATATCATTTTGGCATTTTTTTTTCTACTTTTTACTATAATTTTGCCAATTGGCAAATTGGTTTCTTCATTTATTTCCATTTCTTGAGAAGTAATGTCCAATTTTTTTTCTTTGATCACTCGCATCACTTTATTCATGTTTTTGTAATCAAATGAAATCTGAAAAGGAATGTCAATTGTTTTTTCGATAATTTCACAAGATTCCAAAGTAATTTGTGCCGAAGTTTTGTATGCCGAAATCAATCCGCCAACGCCTAATTTTATTCCGCCGTAAATTCGAACAACTACGATAAGGATATTGGTAAGTCCAAAGGATTGTATTTGGCCGTAAATTGGAGCTCCTGCTGTATTGCTTGGTTCTCCGTCATCATTTGCTCTATATTGGATAGTTTCTGTTCCTATTTGATAGGCGTAACAATAGTGAACGGCGTGAGGATGTTGTTTTTTTAAAATTTCGATAATGGGTTTTACTTCTTCCTCTGATTCGATTGGGAAAGCATAGCCAAAGAATTTGCTACTTTTTTCCTTGAATAAAGATTCTTCAGAGGGAAAAGCAATGGTGTTGTAAGTGTCTTTAATTTCCAAAAGGGGATTCTTCTAAATTATTTTTTTATCAAACAAATCAACCACATCTTCTTCGCCTACCTGTAAATTCCAAACAGGAAGTCCAAGTGACAATGCAGCATCTGTATTCTCTTTTTTGTCATCAATAAATAAAGTGTGTTTGGCTTGCAGTCCATTTTGATCCAGTACGAAATTGAAAACTTCTGGATTGGGTTTTCTCATACCAATTTCAAAAGAAAAATATACTTTTTCAAAACATTGATAAAAATCACTATAAAATGTAGTACCCGTTTTTTGTTCGAAAGTATTAATATGAATGGCATCTGTATTGCTCAATAAAAACAGACGGTATTTTTTGGAAAGCATTTGAAGAAATTCCAATCGATACAGTGGGAAGTCCAGAAGTATTGCATTCCATGCTTTCGAAATATCTTCGATTGAAGCATTGTTGGTGTGTTTTTGAATCCCGAACAAAAAATCATCTTCCGAAATGGAACCTACTTCATACTGTAAATTCAATTGGTCTAAATCTTCATTCCATTGGGTTACACCAAGATTTTTTAAACCATCCATAGTTGCTTGCTTATCTAAATTGATAAACACATCTCCAAAATCAAAAATAATAGCATTAATCATGGTTTCTGATAATTAAGAATTCATCGGTGTCAATTGTATATTTTTCGAAATTTGTTTTTGAAATTAATGGAGCATTAATTCCTTTTCCAAAAATCATTTTTCCTGAAAAAACTCGAGCTTCGTCCCAAAGATTCTCATCGATAAAGGTTTGTAAGGTTTGGAGTCCACCTTCAATTATAACCGATTGAATGTTGTACTTGTAAAGCGAATCAACAATTTGTTTTGCTATATTTAGTTCAAAATCAATCACTTCAAAGGTAGTGTTTTCTTCGGAGACTGCGTTTTTAGATTTTGTAAAGACAATCGTTTTGATTTGATTGTCAAAAATTGAACTGTCTTCTGGAATTCTATTATTTTGATCTAAAACTATCCGTACGGGACTGTTTCCAGACCAATCTCTTGCATTCAGTTTGGGATTGTCGTCAATAACTGTTTGTGTGCCTACCAGAATAGCTTGTTCCTCGGTTCGCCATTTATGAACCAATTGTCTGGAATACGTATTGGTAATCCAAACTGGTTTTTTCTCCAATTTTTCAAGAGGAGCAATAAAACCGTCTTGACTTTGTGCCCATTTTAAAATAATATAAGGTCTTTGCTTTTGGTGAAAAGTAAAAAATCGTTTGTTGAGTTCGTTGCATTCATCTTCAAGAATTCCAATTGTAACATGAATGCCTGCTTCTATTAATTTTTTGATGCCATTTCCCGCTACTTTAATATTGGGATCAACAGTGCCAATAACGACGTTTGGAATTTTATTTTTTATAATCAAATCACAGCAAGGAGGTGTTTTTCCAAAATGGCTACACGGTTCCAGACTCACGTAGATAGTAGCTTTTTTTAGCAATGATTTGTCTTGTACCGAGTTTACTGCATTGACTTCGGCATGTGGTTCTCCTGATTTTTTGTGCCAGCCTTCGCCTATGATTTTGCCTTCATAAACAATCACGCTTCCAACCATAGGATTGGGATAGGTCGTTCCTAGTCCGTTTTTGGCCAATTGTATGCAACGGCCCATGTATTTTTCATGTATTTTCACTTTGCAAAAGTAGTAATTTTGGGATTAGGATTTAGTTTCAAAACTTAGGATGTTTTCCCATTTACAATGGCTATTTTTGTGACGTTGAATAAATAATAAAGTTTTATGAATAATTGGGTTATTAGAAAAATACAAAAAGAAGACAATCCGGCGGTCGCGCAATTAATCAGAGATGTTTTTGATGAGTTGAATATTCCAAAAGTAGGAACAGCTTATGAAGATCCTTATCTTGATATGATGTTTGAAGAATACAATAAACCGCGATCTGTTTATTATGTAGTCGAAAGTGAAGGTAAAATTGTCGGTGGAGCGGGCGTTGCACCACTCGCAAATGAAGCTGTCATTTATTGCGAACTGCAAAAAATGTATTTTCTTCCTGAAACCCGCGGAAAAGGAATCGGTAGTCAAATGATGGAGCAATGTTTGCAAAGTGCCAGAGATTTTGGTTATGAAAAATGTTATCTGGAAACGATGCCTTTTATGCATGATGCCCAAAAGTTGTATAGAAAAGTTGGTTTCGAAAATATTTGTTCACCAATGGGAAGTACAGGTCATACGAGTTGTCCGGTTTGGATGCTGAAAGATTTAGCGCTTTAGTAAGAAAAAAACAACATGAAAATAAAAGAATACAGAACTCAATTTATTGAAGCGCTTACTTCGATGTATGGTGAAGGCGAAGCGGAGAGTTTTTTCTATTTGATACTGGAAGAAAAACAACAATTGAAAAGAATCGATTTGGCTTTGCAGCCGGATTTGGTATTTTCTGAATCAGCAATTGAGGTTTGGAATTCTATTTTGGAACAATTGAAATTGGAAATTCCGATTCAGTATTTGTTAGGCAAAACAAGTTTTTATGGATTGGATTTTGAAGTCAACGAAAACGTTTTGATTCCGAGGCCAGAAACAGAGGAACTGGTGGATTGGATTATTAACAGTCAAAAGTCAAAAATCAAAAGTCAAAATTTAAGGATTTTAGACATAGGGACAGGAAGCGGATGCATCGCTATTTCGTTGGCTAAGAATCTCCCTAATGCTGAGGTTTTTGCCATTGATATTTCTGAAAAAGCATTGGCAACTGCCCAAAAAAATGCAACTCTAAACGAAGTAAACATTACTTTTATAGAACAAAATATTCTTGAAACATTGGATTTAAAACAGGAGTTTGATATTATTGTTTCAAACCCGCCGTATGTTCGGAATCTGGAAAAAGAGGAAATCAAAAAAAATGTTTTGGAACACGAACCTCATTTGGCTCTTTTTGTGGAGGACAATGATGCCTTGATTTTTTATAGAAAAATAGCCGATTTGGCTCAAAAAAACCTCTCGAATTCCGGACAACTGTATTTTGAAATCAACCAATATTTGGGTCAGGAAATGGTTGAATTATTGGAAGGAATGGATTTTAAAAATATTGAATTGAGAAAGGATATTTACGGGAATGATAGAATGATGAGGACAGGTTTCAGATAGCAGATGGCAGAACGCAGAATTATTGCAGGTTTCAGAAGGCAGAATTTAGTTGGCAGATTGCTGAGAAGGTAGGGAACAGATTTTGTTAATTAAATTTATCAGGATTGGTCATCATATAATTTAATAATTTCCCAACTTCAAGACTTTTTGAAGTTAAATTGTCAAAAACTTCTTGATTGATATATTCACAGGCAAGTGCATATTCCAGCCAAGATTGGGTTTCTGAGTTTTCGGCATCACTATCTGTTAGTTTGGAAATAAAATGATTCACATATCTTCTTTTTCTGGTAGCTTCGGCAATATTTACCGAAACACTTCTTGAAGAACGCCTAATTTGGTCTGTTAACGAGTATTTCTCTTCTGTTGGAAAAGTTTTCGAAATATGAAAAACAGACATTCCGAACTCAAATGATTTCTTATAAGCTAACAAATCTTGAAATCTCATTGTTATTATTTAAAAAGCTAAGTTATTTAATTATCCTGTAATCTGAATTCTGCTATCTGCATTCTGAAACCTGCGTTCTGAAACCTGCGTTCTGAAACGTGCGTTCTGCAATTTGCAATCTTAATTCTGCGTTCTGCCACCTGCAATCTGAATTCTTATTCATAACGCAGCGCCTCAATAGGATCCATATTGGCTGATTTTAAGGCGGGATACAAGCCAGAAACAAGTGCCACCAAAAAGCTAACAACAAACGCTGCTATCATGGCTCCCCACGGAATTACAAAATCAAAGTCCATAACTTTAGAAAACCCAAAACCGATCAATATCCCAAAAATAATACCAACAAAACCACCTAGTTGTCCAATTAGTAAGGTTTCTATAAAAAACTGAAAGGCGATAGTTGATTTTTTTGCTCCCAATGCTTTTCGAACACCAATTTCTCGGGTACGCTCCGTTACCGAAAAAATCATAATATTCATCAGTGCGATAGACGATCCCAGGATGGTAATTATCCCGATGAGCCATGCTGCAAGTCCAAGATATTTGGTGATGCCAAGAATTCTGTTGATCAAATCGTCGCTTCGTACTATGGCAAAATTATTGTCTTTTACAGGGCTTAATTTTCGTATTCTACGCATGTTGCTATTGGCATTGTCAATGGCTTGATCCAGAAGTTCTTTTTTACTGACCATGACGCTCAAAGTGTAGTTGATGTTCGGTGCCGTAAATAAGGAACGGGCCACTTGTATCGGAATCAAAACCCTTAAATCCTGGCTGTTTCCAAAGGTCGAGCCTTTCTCTTTTAGTACACCAATGACTTTAAATTTGGCACCTCGTATCGAAAGCGTTTTGCCAATTGGGTTGACATCTTTCAGGAGTCCTTTTTCAAAATCAGAACCCACCACACAGGAGTAGGTATTGTTGTCGATGTCAAATTTGGTAAAATTTCTGCCTGAACTGGTTTCGAGCCCCGAATTGGTCAAAAAATGCTCATCAACGCCCAGAACACTTATTTCGGGATCTGTTTTGGTAGCTTCGTATTTTACTTCGGCAGTTCCCGTAGCTGTAAATGACAGCGAGGTTTCGGTAAATGGGTAATTGTATTTGTTCTTAAAAGCCATTGCCTCGGGATAGGAAATAATAGGATTTATGATTTCGCGTTCCCCGCCGCCACGTCTTCGAGAGGTGTTTTCGTATTGATTAATGTTGAAAGTATTGGCTCCCATTGAAGCAAAATTGGAAGATAAAGTATTTTCCAGTGCAGCCACAAGGGTCAGGATTGCAACCAGCGCCGTTATACCAATGGCAATAATCATTACGGTTAAAATGGTTCTTAGCAATTGAGTTCGGATAGAACCAAATGCGATTCGGATATTTTCTTTGAATAGTTTTAGCATCATGCGTTATTTGACACGAAAATACACTTTTTGTTACAATTATGATTTGAGAAATTTGGTTAAATAGTTGTAAGGAGCTATTTCCAGCGGTTGACTCCTTTATTAACCGCAAAGGCCGCAAAGGTTTTGTTGCTTTGTCTATAATTCCGCAAGGAACGCTAAGCTTTGCGAACCTTGCGTTTTTCAAGAGAGCCAATATCTTAGCGCTCCTTGCGGTTAAATTTATTATAGGAATCCCTTGCAGTTAGTCTCTATTTGAAAAAGTCATAAATCAACTTTCTTGAAAACAGGATTAAAGAAGCATTAAATTAAATCACAAATTTTTCAAACGGAATTATTTTAAAAGTAAGATATTTGCAGTGAGAATTAGGAATTTTAAATTACGAATTACGAGTTACGAATTATGGTTTTGAGTAAATCGCTTTTTTTGAAGTTTAAAATCCGTAATTTGTAATTTAAAATTCATAATTGATGAAACCGAGTATTCCAAAAGGAACCAGAGATTTTTCACCTGCTGAGGTGGCAAAAAGACAATACATTATCCAAATCATAAAAAGCAATTTCGAAAAATTTGGATTCCAACCTATAGAAACCCCTTCATTCGAGAACTCCGATACCTTAATGGGGAAATACGGAGAAGAAGGCGACCGATTGATTTTCAAGATATTAAATTCAGGTGATTTTTTGGCAAAAGCCAATGCAACT
Coding sequences within:
- the dnaA gene encoding chromosomal replication initiator protein DnaA — translated: MNKTAQSVWENCLSFIKDNIQDQAYKTWFEPIKSVELTDNALYIQVPSKFFYEWLEEHYVKLLKVALTKELGKNAKLLYKIKMENTYGNKQPFTEQLPSANRGPMKPQEVDAPFKNLNPELKNPFVIPGIRNLKIESQLNANYSFDNFLEGDSNRLARSAGMAVANKPGGTSFNPLLIFGGVGLGKTHLAHAIGVEIKDKYPEKTVLYISAEIFTQQYIDSVKKNNRNDFIHFYQLIDVLIIDDVQFLSGKSGTQDVFFHIFNYLHQNGKQVILTSDKAPVDMQDIEQRLLSRFKWGLSAELHQPDYETRISILKNILYRDGVEIPNEIIEYVARNIKSNVRELEGAIISLIAQSSFNKKEVTIELAKSVVEKFVKNVKREISIDYIQKIVSDYFQLDLETLQSKTRKRHVVQARQLAMFFAKKFTKASLANIGSQIGDRDHATVLHACKTVDNLVATDKQFKKYVEDINSKLTL
- a CDS encoding acyl-CoA thioesterase gives rise to the protein MKDHQIQVRVRYSETDQMGVVYHGNYIPYFEIGRVEWLRNKGISYKSMEESGIALPIVNMNINYKKSARYDELLTVHTVFKSQTSVKIEFDCAIYNEAKELLTTAQFLLVFVSLKTGKPIAPPDYILELLKTFE
- a CDS encoding IMPACT family protein — encoded protein: MEIKDTYNTIAFPSEESLFKEKSSKFFGYAFPIESEEEVKPIIEILKKQHPHAVHYCYAYQIGTETIQYRANDDGEPSNTAGAPIYGQIQSFGLTNILIVVVRIYGGIKLGVGGLISAYKTSAQITLESCEIIEKTIDIPFQISFDYKNMNKVMRVIKEKKLDITSQEMEINEETNLPIGKIIVKSRKKNAKMIFDTFNSLFEIDIIKL
- a CDS encoding HAD family hydrolase; protein product: MINAIIFDFGDVFINLDKQATMDGLKNLGVTQWNEDLDQLNLQYEVGSISEDDFLFGIQKHTNNASIEDISKAWNAILLDFPLYRLEFLQMLSKKYRLFLLSNTDAIHINTFEQKTGTTFYSDFYQCFEKVYFSFEIGMRKPNPEVFNFVLDQNGLQAKHTLFIDDKKENTDAALSLGLPVWNLQVGEEDVVDLFDKKII
- the ribD gene encoding bifunctional diaminohydroxyphosphoribosylaminopyrimidine deaminase/5-amino-6-(5-phosphoribosylamino)uracil reductase RibD; this translates as MKIHEKYMGRCIQLAKNGLGTTYPNPMVGSVIVYEGKIIGEGWHKKSGEPHAEVNAVNSVQDKSLLKKATIYVSLEPCSHFGKTPPCCDLIIKNKIPNVVIGTVDPNIKVAGNGIKKLIEAGIHVTIGILEDECNELNKRFFTFHQKQRPYIILKWAQSQDGFIAPLEKLEKKPVWITNTYSRQLVHKWRTEEQAILVGTQTVIDDNPKLNARDWSGNSPVRIVLDQNNRIPEDSSIFDNQIKTIVFTKSKNAVSEENTTFEVIDFELNIAKQIVDSLYKYNIQSVIIEGGLQTLQTFIDENLWDEARVFSGKMIFGKGINAPLISKTNFEKYTIDTDEFLIIRNHD
- a CDS encoding GNAT family N-acetyltransferase; the protein is MNNWVIRKIQKEDNPAVAQLIRDVFDELNIPKVGTAYEDPYLDMMFEEYNKPRSVYYVVESEGKIVGGAGVAPLANEAVIYCELQKMYFLPETRGKGIGSQMMEQCLQSARDFGYEKCYLETMPFMHDAQKLYRKVGFENICSPMGSTGHTSCPVWMLKDLAL
- the prmC gene encoding peptide chain release factor N(5)-glutamine methyltransferase, with translation MKIKEYRTQFIEALTSMYGEGEAESFFYLILEEKQQLKRIDLALQPDLVFSESAIEVWNSILEQLKLEIPIQYLLGKTSFYGLDFEVNENVLIPRPETEELVDWIINSQKSKIKSQNLRILDIGTGSGCIAISLAKNLPNAEVFAIDISEKALATAQKNATLNEVNITFIEQNILETLDLKQEFDIIVSNPPYVRNLEKEEIKKNVLEHEPHLALFVEDNDALIFYRKIADLAQKNLSNSGQLYFEINQYLGQEMVELLEGMDFKNIELRKDIYGNDRMMRTGFR
- a CDS encoding four helix bundle protein gives rise to the protein MRFQDLLAYKKSFEFGMSVFHISKTFPTEEKYSLTDQIRRSSRSVSVNIAEATRKRRYVNHFISKLTDSDAENSETQSWLEYALACEYINQEVFDNLTSKSLEVGKLLNYMMTNPDKFN
- a CDS encoding ABC transporter permease; protein product: MMLKLFKENIRIAFGSIRTQLLRTILTVMIIAIGITALVAILTLVAALENTLSSNFASMGANTFNINQYENTSRRRGGGEREIINPIISYPEAMAFKNKYNYPFTETSLSFTATGTAEVKYEATKTDPEISVLGVDEHFLTNSGLETSSGRNFTKFDIDNNTYSCVVGSDFEKGLLKDVNPIGKTLSIRGAKFKVIGVLKEKGSTFGNSQDLRVLIPIQVARSLFTAPNINYTLSVMVSKKELLDQAIDNANSNMRRIRKLSPVKDNNFAIVRSDDLINRILGITKYLGLAAWLIGIITILGSSIALMNIMIFSVTERTREIGVRKALGAKKSTIAFQFFIETLLIGQLGGFVGIIFGILIGFGFSKVMDFDFVIPWGAMIAAFVVSFLVALVSGLYPALKSANMDPIEALRYE